The Agrococcus sp. ProA11 genomic sequence CTCATCGCCTCCGCGCTCGTCGGCGGGGCCCGCCTGGTCGTCGCCGACGAGCCCACGACCGCGCTCGACGCCACGGTCGGGCTCCGCGTGCTCGAGCTGCTGGGTCGCACGCGCGATGCGGGGGCAGCGCTCGTGCTCGTCACGCACGATCTCGACGCCGTCGCGCGCCTCGCCGATCGCGTCGTCGTCCTCGACCGCGGGCGCGTCATCGAGCAGGGATCGACGGCGCGCGTCCTGCAGCATCCGCAGCATCCGGTGACGCGCGCGCTGATCGCGGCTGTGCCGCGCGGGGCGAAGGCACGCTCGGATGCGACGCCCGGCGAGGTGCTCATCAGCGCGTCCGGGCTGCGCAAGCGCTACGCCGGCCGCGGCGCGCCCACGGTGACGGCACTCGACGACGTCGACGTGGCCGTGCGGGCGGGCGAGGTGCTCGGGGTCGTCGGCGCATCGGGCTCGGGCAAGACGACGCTGGCGCGGATGCTCGTGGGCGCCGAGCGTCCAGACGGGGGACGGGTGCATCGCGAGCACGGCGCTCGAGTGCGGTTCGTGCCGCAGGATCCGCTCGGCTCGTTCGATCCGCGCCTGACGGTGGAGAAGATTCTCCGCCATTCGGGGGCACGATCGCCCGCCGAGCTGCTCGAGCAGGTGCACCTGGCGCCGTCGGTGCTCGACCGGCGACCCGCGCAGCTGTCCGGCGGTCAGCGCCAGCGCGTGTCGATCGCGCGGGCGCTCGCTGCCCGGCCGCACGTGCTGGTGTGCGACGAGCCGGTGTCGGCGCTCGACGTGACGACGCAGGCGGGCATCCTCGAGCTGCTGCTCGAGCTGCAGTCCCGAGGGGTCGCGATCGTGTTCATCTCGCATGATCTCGCCGTCATCCGACAGGTCAGCGACCGCATCGCCGTGATGCGCGATGGCGCCGTGGTCGAAGAGGGCGCGACCGAGCAGCTGCTCGCTGCGCCGCAGCATCCGTTCACGCGGGAGCTCGTGCTGGCCCGCGCCTGACGGATCGCACCCACAGCGCCGCCGCCCGCGGCTCGGCGCGTCACCGGTGCCGCCTAGGCTGGATGGTTGACGGCCGCGAAGGGGGATTCGTGACGGACGCGAAGCACGACGAGTGGGCGCCGCCCAGCGACGCCGACGCACCCGAGCCCTGGGACTCCTGGGATGCGCCGGACGACGGATGGCTGCCGCCGACCGACCTTGACGCGCCGCACGCTGCTTCCGCGAGCACGACAGGAGCGGCCCGATCGGGCCCGCGCTCGGCGCCCGTGCGAGCACCCGGAGTGGCCGCATCCGCGAAGGCGGCGACCCCGCTCGAGGCACTGACCCGCGTGTGGGGCTATGACGCGTTCCGCGACCAGCAGGCGGCGATCATCGACGACGTGGTCGCCGGCCGCGATGCCGTCGTGCTCATGCCCACCGGCGGCGGCAAGAGCCTCTGCTACCAGATCCCGTCGCTCGTGCGCGAGGGCACCGGCGTCGTCATCAGCCCGCTCATCGCCCTCATGCACGACCAGGTCGATGCGCTCGAGCAGCTCGGCGTGCGTGCGGCCTACCTGAACTCGACCCAGTCGATCGACGAGCGCCGCGACGTCGAGCGGCGCCTGCTCGCGGGCGAGCTCGACATGCTCTACCTCGCGCCCGAGCGGCTGCCGGTCGCGCAGAGCCTGCTCGACGCCGCACCGATCGCGCTGTTCGCGATCGATGAGGCGCACTGCGTCAGCCAGTGGGGCCACGACTTCCGCCCCGACTACCTGCAGCTGTCGGTGCTCGGCGAGCGCTGGCCGGAGGTGCCACGCGTCGCGCTCACCGCGACCGCCACCGTCGAGACGCGAGCCGAGATCGTCGAGCGCCTCGGTCTGCGCGACGCACAGGTGTATGTGTCGAGCTTCGACCGGCCCAACATCCAGTACCGCATCGCACCCAAGCAGGACGCGAAGGCGCAGCTGCAGCGCATCATCCGCGACGAGCACCCGGGCGCCACCGGCATCGTCTACTGCCTCTCGCGCAAGTCGGTCGAGTCGACCGCCGAGTGGCTGCGCGCCCAGGGCATCGACGCGCTGCCGTACCACGCGGGTCTCGACGCCGCGGTGCGCGGCGCGAACCAGCAGCGCTTCCTGCGCGAGGACGGCGTCGTCATGGTCGCGACGATCGCCTTCGGCATGGGCATCGACAAGCCGGACGTGCGTTTCGTGGCGCACCTCGACCTGCCGAAGTCGATCGAGGGCTACTACCAGGAGACCGGTCGCGCCGGCCGCGACGGTGAGCCATCCACAGCCTGGCTCGCGTACGGCCTGCAGGATGTGGTGCAGCAGCGCCGCATGATCTCCGAGGGCGTCGGTGATGCGCAGCGCAAGCGCAACCAGACGATGCACCTCGACGCGATGCTTGCGCTGTGCGAGACGGTCGAGTGCCGGCGCGTGCAGCTGCTCGCCTACTTCGGCGAGCCGAGCTCGCCGTGCGGCAACTGCGACACGTGCCTCACGCCGCCCGACTCGTACGACGGCACGGTGCCGGCGCAGAAGCTGCTCTCCACGATCGTGCGGCTGCAGCGCGAGCGGCGGCAGGCGTACGGCGCCGGGCACCTGGTCGACATCCTCACGGGCGCCGACACCGAGCGCAGCCGCCGCTTCGGCCATGATCAGCTCGCCACCTACGGCATCGGCGCCGACCTGCCGGCCACGCAGTGGCGGGGGATCGTGCGGCAGCTGCTCGCGCAGGGCCTCGTGCAGGTGCAGGGCGAGTACGGCGTGCTGGCGATGACGGAGGCGTCGACGACGGTGCTCGCCGGTCAGCGCGAGGTGCGGCTGCGGCATGAGACGAAGGCACCCGCGAAGGCCACGAGGCGCTCCGCCTCGACGCTGCAGCTCGACGACGCGCAGCAGGGCATCTTCCAGGCGCTCCGCTCGTGGCGAGCGAGCACCGCGAAGGAGCAGTCGGTGCCCGCGTACGTCGTGTTCAACGACAAGACGCTCGCGGCGATCGCCGAGCGCAAGCCCGCGACGATGGTCGAGCTCTCGACCATCTCCGGCGTCGGCGAGTCGAAGCTCGAGCGCTACGGCGAGTCGGTGCTGGAGGTGCTGGCGAGCACATGAGCGATCGCGTGCGGCTCGACGTCTGGATCTGGGCGGTGCGGCTCGTGAAGACGCGCGCCGGCGCGACCGAGGCATGCCGCGGCGGGCACGTGAAGGTCGGCGGTCAGCCCGCGAAGGCCTCGCAGCAGGTGCGCATCGGCGACGAGGTGCGCGTGCGCATCCACGGCTTCGACCGCGTCGTGATCGTCAAGCAGCTGCTGAAGAAGCGAGTGGGAGCGCCGGCGGCCGCGGAGGCGATCGAGGACCGCTCGCCGCCACGGCCCACGGCGGTCGAAGCGGCGCAGATCCCGTTCCGGCCCAAGGGTGCCGGTCGCCCGACGAGCCGCGAGCGGCGAGAGATCGATCGACTGCGCGGGCGCGAGGCGGAGTGATGGTCCTCAGCCGTCGCTGAGGGCCATGACGAACCAGATGATGCCCGGCACGAAGAGCACCGTGCCGAGCACGAGCGCGCCCATGCCGAGCATGAGCTGCGGCTGGCCCGACTCCGTGCTGCGTCGCCGCTTCGCGCCGAGGCGCAGCAGCATGATGGCCGCAGCGATCACGCCAAGGCCCAGTGCCGCGAGCCAGATGCTCGCTCCCTGTCCGTACCCCTCGATGAAGTCCATGCCGGGAGACTAGCCATCGTTGCCGAGCGCACGGTGGGAGCATCCGGC encodes the following:
- a CDS encoding ABC transporter ATP-binding protein — its product is MSGGEQRAEDQRAEALDVEALHVRFPRVGEVLHDVDLRVSFGECVAVVGGSGAGKSVLARTILALAGPTAHVEAARFTFAGRDVRHASARTWRAIRGREVSLVLQDAMQSLDPLRTIEAEVGEALAVRRTPRRERRQRIVAALEHAGLPRAAERLRQRSGQLSGGMRQRALIASALVGGARLVVADEPTTALDATVGLRVLELLGRTRDAGAALVLVTHDLDAVARLADRVVVLDRGRVIEQGSTARVLQHPQHPVTRALIAAVPRGAKARSDATPGEVLISASGLRKRYAGRGAPTVTALDDVDVAVRAGEVLGVVGASGSGKTTLARMLVGAERPDGGRVHREHGARVRFVPQDPLGSFDPRLTVEKILRHSGARSPAELLEQVHLAPSVLDRRPAQLSGGQRQRVSIARALAARPHVLVCDEPVSALDVTTQAGILELLLELQSRGVAIVFISHDLAVIRQVSDRIAVMRDGAVVEEGATEQLLAAPQHPFTRELVLARA
- the recQ gene encoding DNA helicase RecQ codes for the protein MAASAKAATPLEALTRVWGYDAFRDQQAAIIDDVVAGRDAVVLMPTGGGKSLCYQIPSLVREGTGVVISPLIALMHDQVDALEQLGVRAAYLNSTQSIDERRDVERRLLAGELDMLYLAPERLPVAQSLLDAAPIALFAIDEAHCVSQWGHDFRPDYLQLSVLGERWPEVPRVALTATATVETRAEIVERLGLRDAQVYVSSFDRPNIQYRIAPKQDAKAQLQRIIRDEHPGATGIVYCLSRKSVESTAEWLRAQGIDALPYHAGLDAAVRGANQQRFLREDGVVMVATIAFGMGIDKPDVRFVAHLDLPKSIEGYYQETGRAGRDGEPSTAWLAYGLQDVVQQRRMISEGVGDAQRKRNQTMHLDAMLALCETVECRRVQLLAYFGEPSSPCGNCDTCLTPPDSYDGTVPAQKLLSTIVRLQRERRQAYGAGHLVDILTGADTERSRRFGHDQLATYGIGADLPATQWRGIVRQLLAQGLVQVQGEYGVLAMTEASTTVLAGQREVRLRHETKAPAKATRRSASTLQLDDAQQGIFQALRSWRASTAKEQSVPAYVVFNDKTLAAIAERKPATMVELSTISGVGESKLERYGESVLEVLAST
- a CDS encoding RNA-binding S4 domain-containing protein, which translates into the protein MSDRVRLDVWIWAVRLVKTRAGATEACRGGHVKVGGQPAKASQQVRIGDEVRVRIHGFDRVVIVKQLLKKRVGAPAAAEAIEDRSPPRPTAVEAAQIPFRPKGAGRPTSRERREIDRLRGREAE